In Odontesthes bonariensis isolate fOdoBon6 chromosome 6, fOdoBon6.hap1, whole genome shotgun sequence, one genomic interval encodes:
- the LOC142382921 gene encoding uncharacterized protein LOC142382921, translating to MKTALALLVFISLACHSHTLKCHTCVASNDDDCNRQGSTSCPQYADACSTITGPNTVMKSCTYKAFCDKAHGSNSGAKMECCFGDDCNGPHRSHSHGDHHHNSSGALASSPVVLITALLLRMAFSQL from the exons ATGAAGACTGCTTTGGCCCTGCTAGTGTTCATCTCTCTGGCTTGCCACA GCCATACTCTCAAATGTCACACTTGTGTGGCGTCGAATGACGACGACTGCAACCGACAGGGCTCCACCTCCTGTCCTCAGTACGCTGACGCCTGCTCCACCATCACTGGGCCAA ACACAGTGATGAAGTCATGCACGTACAAGGCATTCTGTGACAAAGCGCACGGCAGCAACTCCGGAGCTAAAATGGAGTGTTGCTTTGGCGATGACTGTAACGGGCCTCACCGGAGTCACAGCCACGGGGATCACCACCACAACAGCTCAGGGGCTTTGGCCTCCAGCCCAGTCGTGCTGATCACAGCTCTGCTGCTGCGTATGGCCTTTAGTCAGCTGTAA
- the LOC142382332 gene encoding transforming acidic coiled-coil-containing protein 1-like isoform X4 has product MGGSLSQSRKGSFSSPRKKSSISDSEGTYDTPEAESPVVVKLIGQLDNSTHTVLSDVSNQILDKNSNQDVATAPSQEVDSLNNLTGFSRNNGNFSLDQNLNLTLSPKPGAEEGLSPSSHLSQTQSLRPPSLPVLSALNKPDPSEVDEEAPLTSDSSPNSNLTVSDDICVDPDLLNGNVRSEIKLTHETNNSIITNSCKVKQNQSMQKDTGVKDDHHGGHATDEEKLASSVGTKPEKDQKKCHVMSKSVASDCCSVYEDTCKLKSSSEGSEMQKTGSQVLDSICISEAEKQAVLTLIREEIITKEAEANDWKKKYEQCKQEVDEMRKIVAEYEKTIAQMIEDGQRNTLNSQKALHAVTMEKEAALADLNSVERSLSDVFRRYENMKSTLEDFKNNEEALKKCAQEYLSRVKQEEQRYQTLKVHAEEKLDKANEEIAQVRVKASSENVALTARLRKEQMKNESLEQALQQKNQEIEELTKICDELIAKMGKVD; this is encoded by the exons ATGGGGGGCTCCCTCAGCCAGAGCAGGAAAGGATCCTTCAGCTCTCCAAGGAAGAAAAGCAGCAT TTCAGACTCCGAGGGGACCTACGACACTCCAGAGGCCGAGTCTCCAGTTGTTGTGAAGCTGATAGGCCAACTGGACAACTCCACCCACACAG TTCTTTCTGATGTTTCAAACCAAATTCTGGACAAGAACTCCAACCAGGATGTTGCCACAGCTCCATCCCAAGAGGTTGACTCCCTTAACAATCTCACTGGCTTCTCTCGTAACAATGGAAACTTCAGTTTGGATCAGAACCTCAATTTGACCTTAAGCCCTAAACCTGGTGCTGAAGAGGGCCTCTCCCCATCCAGCCATCTGTCCCAGACTCAATCTCTGCGGCCTCCATCACTGCCCGTCCTCTCTGCACTGAACAAACCTGATCCTTCGGAGGTGGACGAAGAGGCCCCGCTGACATCTGACTCCAGCCCCAACTCAAACTTGACCGTCAGTGATGACATTTGTGTGGATCCTGATTTGCTCAATGGCAACGTGAGATCAGAAATTAAATTGACCCATGAGACCAACAACTCAATTATCAC GAACTCCTGTAAAGTAAAGCAAAACCAGTCCATGCAGAAGGACACAGGGGTCAAG gATGACCATCATGGAGGCCACGCTACAGATGAGGAGAAGCTGGCGAGCAGTGTCGGCACTAAACCAGAAAAGGACCAAAAGA aATGCCATGTGATGTCCAAATCTGTGGCGTCAGACTGCTGCTCTGTG TATGAGGACACGTGCAAACTGAAGAGCTCATCAGAGGGAAGTGAAATGCAGAAAACGGGAAGTCAAGTCCTGGATTCCATCTGCATCAGTGAGGCAGAAAAACAGGCAGTTCTCACCCTTATCAGAGAGGAG ATCATCACTAAAGAGGCTGAAGCCAATGACTGGAAGAAAAAGTATGAGCAGTGCAAACAAGAAGTCGATGAGATGAG GAAGATTGTTGCAGAATATGAGAAAACAATTGCTCAGATGATTG AGGATGGGCAGCGCAACACACTGAACTCCCAGAAGGCTTTGCATGCTGTTACAATGGAGAAGGAGGCCGCCCTGGCAGACCTGAACTCTGTGGAGCGCTCGCTTTCGGACGTGTTTCGGCGATATGAAAACATGAAGAGCACTCTTGaggactttaaaaat AATGAAGAGGCCCTGAAGAAGTGTGCTCAGGAGTATCTGTCCAGAGTCAAGCAGGAAGAGCAGAGATACCAGACACTAAAAGTACATGCAGAGGAGAAACTAGACAA GGCCAACGAGGAGATCGCTCAGGTGCGGGTGAAGGCGAGCTCAGAGAATGTCGCACTGACAGCTAGGCTGAGGAAGGAGCAGATGAAGAATGAGTCTCTGGAGCAAGCCTTGCAGCAGAAG AATCAAGAGATCGAGGAGCTCACAAAGATCTGTGATGAGCTTATTGCCAAAATGGGAAAAGTAGACTGA
- the LOC142382332 gene encoding transforming acidic coiled-coil-containing protein 1-like isoform X3, translating to MGGSLSQSRKGSFSSPRKKSSISDSEGTYDTPEAESPVVVKLIGQLDNSTHTVLSDVSNQILDKNSNQDVATAPSQEVDSLNNLTGFSRNNGNFSLDQNLNLTLSPKPGAEEGLSPSSHLSQTQSLRPPSLPVLSALNKPDPSEVDEEAPLTSDSSPNSNLTVSDDICVDPDLLNGNVRSEIKLTHETNNSIITNSCKVKQNQSMQKDTGVKDDHHGGHATDEEKLASSVGTKPEKDQKKCHVMSKSVASDCCSVQYEDTCKLKSSSEGSEMQKTGSQVLDSICISEAEKQAVLTLIREEIITKEAEANDWKKKYEQCKQEVDEMRKIVAEYEKTIAQMIEDGQRNTLNSQKALHAVTMEKEAALADLNSVERSLSDVFRRYENMKSTLEDFKNNEEALKKCAQEYLSRVKQEEQRYQTLKVHAEEKLDKANEEIAQVRVKASSENVALTARLRKEQMKNESLEQALQQKNQEIEELTKICDELIAKMGKVD from the exons ATGGGGGGCTCCCTCAGCCAGAGCAGGAAAGGATCCTTCAGCTCTCCAAGGAAGAAAAGCAGCAT TTCAGACTCCGAGGGGACCTACGACACTCCAGAGGCCGAGTCTCCAGTTGTTGTGAAGCTGATAGGCCAACTGGACAACTCCACCCACACAG TTCTTTCTGATGTTTCAAACCAAATTCTGGACAAGAACTCCAACCAGGATGTTGCCACAGCTCCATCCCAAGAGGTTGACTCCCTTAACAATCTCACTGGCTTCTCTCGTAACAATGGAAACTTCAGTTTGGATCAGAACCTCAATTTGACCTTAAGCCCTAAACCTGGTGCTGAAGAGGGCCTCTCCCCATCCAGCCATCTGTCCCAGACTCAATCTCTGCGGCCTCCATCACTGCCCGTCCTCTCTGCACTGAACAAACCTGATCCTTCGGAGGTGGACGAAGAGGCCCCGCTGACATCTGACTCCAGCCCCAACTCAAACTTGACCGTCAGTGATGACATTTGTGTGGATCCTGATTTGCTCAATGGCAACGTGAGATCAGAAATTAAATTGACCCATGAGACCAACAACTCAATTATCAC GAACTCCTGTAAAGTAAAGCAAAACCAGTCCATGCAGAAGGACACAGGGGTCAAG gATGACCATCATGGAGGCCACGCTACAGATGAGGAGAAGCTGGCGAGCAGTGTCGGCACTAAACCAGAAAAGGACCAAAAGA aATGCCATGTGATGTCCAAATCTGTGGCGTCAGACTGCTGCTCTGTG CAGTATGAGGACACGTGCAAACTGAAGAGCTCATCAGAGGGAAGTGAAATGCAGAAAACGGGAAGTCAAGTCCTGGATTCCATCTGCATCAGTGAGGCAGAAAAACAGGCAGTTCTCACCCTTATCAGAGAGGAG ATCATCACTAAAGAGGCTGAAGCCAATGACTGGAAGAAAAAGTATGAGCAGTGCAAACAAGAAGTCGATGAGATGAG GAAGATTGTTGCAGAATATGAGAAAACAATTGCTCAGATGATTG AGGATGGGCAGCGCAACACACTGAACTCCCAGAAGGCTTTGCATGCTGTTACAATGGAGAAGGAGGCCGCCCTGGCAGACCTGAACTCTGTGGAGCGCTCGCTTTCGGACGTGTTTCGGCGATATGAAAACATGAAGAGCACTCTTGaggactttaaaaat AATGAAGAGGCCCTGAAGAAGTGTGCTCAGGAGTATCTGTCCAGAGTCAAGCAGGAAGAGCAGAGATACCAGACACTAAAAGTACATGCAGAGGAGAAACTAGACAA GGCCAACGAGGAGATCGCTCAGGTGCGGGTGAAGGCGAGCTCAGAGAATGTCGCACTGACAGCTAGGCTGAGGAAGGAGCAGATGAAGAATGAGTCTCTGGAGCAAGCCTTGCAGCAGAAG AATCAAGAGATCGAGGAGCTCACAAAGATCTGTGATGAGCTTATTGCCAAAATGGGAAAAGTAGACTGA
- the LOC142382332 gene encoding transforming acidic coiled-coil-containing protein 1-like isoform X2 — protein MSWLSPVQWAKWTWSAVTGDTGDDGQPTAKDDREDNSDSEGTYDTPEAESPVVVKLIGQLDNSTHTVLSDVSNQILDKNSNQDVATAPSQEVDSLNNLTGFSRNNGNFSLDQNLNLTLSPKPGAEEGLSPSSHLSQTQSLRPPSLPVLSALNKPDPSEVDEEAPLTSDSSPNSNLTVSDDICVDPDLLNGNVRSEIKLTHETNNSIITNSCKVKQNQSMQKDTGVKDDHHGGHATDEEKLASSVGTKPEKDQKKCHVMSKSVASDCCSVYEDTCKLKSSSEGSEMQKTGSQVLDSICISEAEKQAVLTLIREEIITKEAEANDWKKKYEQCKQEVDEMRKIVAEYEKTIAQMIEDGQRNTLNSQKALHAVTMEKEAALADLNSVERSLSDVFRRYENMKSTLEDFKNNEEALKKCAQEYLSRVKQEEQRYQTLKVHAEEKLDKANEEIAQVRVKASSENVALTARLRKEQMKNESLEQALQQKNQEIEELTKICDELIAKMGKVD, from the exons ATGTCCTGGTTGTCTCCGGTCCAATGGGCCAAATGGACATGGTCAGCAGTGACTGGAGATACAGGAGATGATGGGCAACCCACAGCGAAAGATGACAGAGAGGACAA TTCAGACTCCGAGGGGACCTACGACACTCCAGAGGCCGAGTCTCCAGTTGTTGTGAAGCTGATAGGCCAACTGGACAACTCCACCCACACAG TTCTTTCTGATGTTTCAAACCAAATTCTGGACAAGAACTCCAACCAGGATGTTGCCACAGCTCCATCCCAAGAGGTTGACTCCCTTAACAATCTCACTGGCTTCTCTCGTAACAATGGAAACTTCAGTTTGGATCAGAACCTCAATTTGACCTTAAGCCCTAAACCTGGTGCTGAAGAGGGCCTCTCCCCATCCAGCCATCTGTCCCAGACTCAATCTCTGCGGCCTCCATCACTGCCCGTCCTCTCTGCACTGAACAAACCTGATCCTTCGGAGGTGGACGAAGAGGCCCCGCTGACATCTGACTCCAGCCCCAACTCAAACTTGACCGTCAGTGATGACATTTGTGTGGATCCTGATTTGCTCAATGGCAACGTGAGATCAGAAATTAAATTGACCCATGAGACCAACAACTCAATTATCAC GAACTCCTGTAAAGTAAAGCAAAACCAGTCCATGCAGAAGGACACAGGGGTCAAG gATGACCATCATGGAGGCCACGCTACAGATGAGGAGAAGCTGGCGAGCAGTGTCGGCACTAAACCAGAAAAGGACCAAAAGA aATGCCATGTGATGTCCAAATCTGTGGCGTCAGACTGCTGCTCTGTG TATGAGGACACGTGCAAACTGAAGAGCTCATCAGAGGGAAGTGAAATGCAGAAAACGGGAAGTCAAGTCCTGGATTCCATCTGCATCAGTGAGGCAGAAAAACAGGCAGTTCTCACCCTTATCAGAGAGGAG ATCATCACTAAAGAGGCTGAAGCCAATGACTGGAAGAAAAAGTATGAGCAGTGCAAACAAGAAGTCGATGAGATGAG GAAGATTGTTGCAGAATATGAGAAAACAATTGCTCAGATGATTG AGGATGGGCAGCGCAACACACTGAACTCCCAGAAGGCTTTGCATGCTGTTACAATGGAGAAGGAGGCCGCCCTGGCAGACCTGAACTCTGTGGAGCGCTCGCTTTCGGACGTGTTTCGGCGATATGAAAACATGAAGAGCACTCTTGaggactttaaaaat AATGAAGAGGCCCTGAAGAAGTGTGCTCAGGAGTATCTGTCCAGAGTCAAGCAGGAAGAGCAGAGATACCAGACACTAAAAGTACATGCAGAGGAGAAACTAGACAA GGCCAACGAGGAGATCGCTCAGGTGCGGGTGAAGGCGAGCTCAGAGAATGTCGCACTGACAGCTAGGCTGAGGAAGGAGCAGATGAAGAATGAGTCTCTGGAGCAAGCCTTGCAGCAGAAG AATCAAGAGATCGAGGAGCTCACAAAGATCTGTGATGAGCTTATTGCCAAAATGGGAAAAGTAGACTGA
- the LOC142382332 gene encoding transforming acidic coiled-coil-containing protein 1-like isoform X1, protein MSWLSPVQWAKWTWSAVTGDTGDDGQPTAKDDREDNSDSEGTYDTPEAESPVVVKLIGQLDNSTHTVLSDVSNQILDKNSNQDVATAPSQEVDSLNNLTGFSRNNGNFSLDQNLNLTLSPKPGAEEGLSPSSHLSQTQSLRPPSLPVLSALNKPDPSEVDEEAPLTSDSSPNSNLTVSDDICVDPDLLNGNVRSEIKLTHETNNSIITNSCKVKQNQSMQKDTGVKDDHHGGHATDEEKLASSVGTKPEKDQKKCHVMSKSVASDCCSVQYEDTCKLKSSSEGSEMQKTGSQVLDSICISEAEKQAVLTLIREEIITKEAEANDWKKKYEQCKQEVDEMRKIVAEYEKTIAQMIEDGQRNTLNSQKALHAVTMEKEAALADLNSVERSLSDVFRRYENMKSTLEDFKNNEEALKKCAQEYLSRVKQEEQRYQTLKVHAEEKLDKANEEIAQVRVKASSENVALTARLRKEQMKNESLEQALQQKNQEIEELTKICDELIAKMGKVD, encoded by the exons ATGTCCTGGTTGTCTCCGGTCCAATGGGCCAAATGGACATGGTCAGCAGTGACTGGAGATACAGGAGATGATGGGCAACCCACAGCGAAAGATGACAGAGAGGACAA TTCAGACTCCGAGGGGACCTACGACACTCCAGAGGCCGAGTCTCCAGTTGTTGTGAAGCTGATAGGCCAACTGGACAACTCCACCCACACAG TTCTTTCTGATGTTTCAAACCAAATTCTGGACAAGAACTCCAACCAGGATGTTGCCACAGCTCCATCCCAAGAGGTTGACTCCCTTAACAATCTCACTGGCTTCTCTCGTAACAATGGAAACTTCAGTTTGGATCAGAACCTCAATTTGACCTTAAGCCCTAAACCTGGTGCTGAAGAGGGCCTCTCCCCATCCAGCCATCTGTCCCAGACTCAATCTCTGCGGCCTCCATCACTGCCCGTCCTCTCTGCACTGAACAAACCTGATCCTTCGGAGGTGGACGAAGAGGCCCCGCTGACATCTGACTCCAGCCCCAACTCAAACTTGACCGTCAGTGATGACATTTGTGTGGATCCTGATTTGCTCAATGGCAACGTGAGATCAGAAATTAAATTGACCCATGAGACCAACAACTCAATTATCAC GAACTCCTGTAAAGTAAAGCAAAACCAGTCCATGCAGAAGGACACAGGGGTCAAG gATGACCATCATGGAGGCCACGCTACAGATGAGGAGAAGCTGGCGAGCAGTGTCGGCACTAAACCAGAAAAGGACCAAAAGA aATGCCATGTGATGTCCAAATCTGTGGCGTCAGACTGCTGCTCTGTG CAGTATGAGGACACGTGCAAACTGAAGAGCTCATCAGAGGGAAGTGAAATGCAGAAAACGGGAAGTCAAGTCCTGGATTCCATCTGCATCAGTGAGGCAGAAAAACAGGCAGTTCTCACCCTTATCAGAGAGGAG ATCATCACTAAAGAGGCTGAAGCCAATGACTGGAAGAAAAAGTATGAGCAGTGCAAACAAGAAGTCGATGAGATGAG GAAGATTGTTGCAGAATATGAGAAAACAATTGCTCAGATGATTG AGGATGGGCAGCGCAACACACTGAACTCCCAGAAGGCTTTGCATGCTGTTACAATGGAGAAGGAGGCCGCCCTGGCAGACCTGAACTCTGTGGAGCGCTCGCTTTCGGACGTGTTTCGGCGATATGAAAACATGAAGAGCACTCTTGaggactttaaaaat AATGAAGAGGCCCTGAAGAAGTGTGCTCAGGAGTATCTGTCCAGAGTCAAGCAGGAAGAGCAGAGATACCAGACACTAAAAGTACATGCAGAGGAGAAACTAGACAA GGCCAACGAGGAGATCGCTCAGGTGCGGGTGAAGGCGAGCTCAGAGAATGTCGCACTGACAGCTAGGCTGAGGAAGGAGCAGATGAAGAATGAGTCTCTGGAGCAAGCCTTGCAGCAGAAG AATCAAGAGATCGAGGAGCTCACAAAGATCTGTGATGAGCTTATTGCCAAAATGGGAAAAGTAGACTGA